The proteins below are encoded in one region of Bacteroides uniformis:
- a CDS encoding efflux RND transporter permease subunit translates to MLNKIIGFSLQNRILVLVASVLLLIGGTYTAMHTEVDVFPDLNAPTVVIMTEANGMAAEEVEQLVTFPVETAVNGATGVRRVRSSSTNGFSVVWVEFDWDTDIYLARQIVSEKLAVVSESLPANVGKPTLGPQSSILGEMLIVGLTADSTSMLDLRTIADWTIRPRLLSTGGVAQVAVLGGDIKEYQVQLDPERMRHYGVTLSEVMNITREMNLNANGGVLYEYGNEYIVRGVLSTDKVDQIAKAVVRSNGVSGAPILLEDIADVQIGAKLPKLGTASERGKHAVLLTVTKQPATSTLELTDKLEASLQDLQKNLPADVKVSTDIFRQSRFIESSIGNVQKSLLEGGIFVVIVLFLFLANVRTTVISLVTLPLSLIASILALHYMGFTINTMSLGGMAIAIGSLVDDAIVDVENVYKRLHENRLKPAGEQLPILEVVFNASKEVRMPILNSTLIIIVSFVPLFFLSGMEGRMLVPLGIAFIVALAASTVVALTVTPVLCSYLLGKEKTKKQNNENSDSAVARKMKQWYGSALTFVLGHKKGVLGGIIGLFVVALGCFFTLGRSFLPPFNEGSFTINISSLPGISLEESDKMGHRAEELLLSIPEIQTVARKTGRAELDEHALGVNVSEIEAPFELKDRSRSELVAEVREKLGTIVGANVEIGQPISHRIDAMLSGTKANIAIKLFGDDLNRMFTLGNEIKSAIQGIPGIADLNVEQQIERPQLVISPKREMLAKYGISLPEFSEFVNVCLAGEAVSQVYEKGKSFDLTVRVKDNLRDEMEKIRNLMIDTGDGQKIPLNYVAEIRSAMGPNTISRENVKRKIVISANVADRDLRSVVNDIQAQVDAQIKLPEGYHIEYGGQFESEQAASRTLALTSFMSIVVIFLLLYHEFRSVKESAIILINLPLALIGGVFALLITTGEVSIPAIIGFISLFGIATRNGMLLISHYNHLQQEEGYGVYDSVIRGSLDRLNPILMTALSSALALIPLALSGDLPGNEIQSPMAKVILGGLLTSTFLNGFIIPIVYLMMHHNQQPKTSDNE, encoded by the coding sequence ATGTTAAACAAAATAATTGGTTTTTCTCTTCAGAACCGCATCCTGGTGCTGGTAGCATCGGTGCTGTTGCTGATTGGCGGTACTTATACCGCCATGCATACGGAAGTGGATGTGTTCCCTGACCTCAATGCGCCGACCGTGGTCATCATGACCGAAGCAAATGGTATGGCAGCAGAGGAAGTGGAACAGCTGGTCACTTTTCCCGTAGAAACGGCTGTAAACGGTGCAACGGGTGTGCGCCGTGTACGCTCTTCCTCAACGAACGGTTTTTCTGTAGTCTGGGTAGAATTCGACTGGGATACAGATATCTATCTTGCCCGGCAGATTGTCAGTGAGAAGCTGGCAGTCGTCAGCGAATCCTTACCGGCCAACGTAGGCAAGCCGACACTAGGCCCACAATCGTCCATTTTGGGCGAGATGCTGATTGTAGGTCTGACAGCAGATTCGACCTCTATGCTGGATTTGCGTACCATTGCCGACTGGACCATACGTCCCCGCCTGCTCTCTACGGGCGGTGTGGCACAAGTTGCCGTACTGGGTGGCGACATCAAGGAATATCAAGTGCAGCTGGACCCGGAACGGATGCGCCATTACGGCGTGACATTGAGCGAAGTGATGAACATCACCCGCGAAATGAACCTGAATGCCAATGGTGGAGTACTCTATGAATATGGCAATGAATATATCGTACGCGGCGTACTTTCTACCGACAAGGTAGACCAGATAGCCAAGGCCGTGGTGCGGAGCAACGGAGTCTCCGGCGCCCCTATCCTGCTGGAAGATATTGCCGACGTTCAAATCGGAGCCAAACTTCCTAAACTGGGTACCGCCTCGGAACGCGGTAAGCATGCCGTACTGCTGACAGTCACCAAGCAACCCGCCACAAGCACGCTGGAGCTTACAGACAAACTGGAAGCTTCCCTGCAAGACCTGCAGAAGAATCTACCGGCGGACGTAAAGGTTTCCACAGACATCTTCCGTCAAAGCCGTTTCATCGAAAGTTCCATCGGAAACGTTCAGAAGTCGTTGTTGGAGGGAGGTATTTTCGTTGTCATCGTGCTTTTCCTGTTCCTTGCCAACGTACGTACCACAGTCATCTCGCTGGTGACACTGCCGTTGTCACTGATTGCCTCCATCCTTGCCCTGCACTATATGGGCTTTACGATAAATACCATGAGCCTGGGAGGTATGGCTATCGCCATCGGTTCGCTGGTGGATGATGCCATCGTGGACGTGGAGAATGTCTACAAGCGTTTGCACGAAAACCGACTGAAACCTGCCGGCGAGCAACTTCCTATTCTGGAAGTGGTGTTCAATGCTTCGAAAGAAGTGCGTATGCCTATCCTCAATTCAACGCTGATCATCATTGTCAGCTTCGTACCACTGTTCTTCCTTAGTGGTATGGAAGGTAGGATGTTGGTACCACTAGGCATTGCATTCATCGTGGCATTGGCGGCTTCAACCGTTGTGGCACTGACCGTAACGCCGGTACTTTGCTCCTATCTATTGGGAAAAGAGAAAACGAAAAAACAAAATAACGAAAACAGCGATTCTGCCGTAGCACGCAAGATGAAGCAATGGTATGGTTCAGCACTGACTTTTGTATTGGGGCATAAGAAAGGGGTACTTGGAGGTATTATCGGACTATTTGTAGTGGCACTCGGCTGTTTCTTCACCCTGGGCCGCTCGTTCCTGCCGCCTTTCAATGAAGGTTCGTTCACCATCAATATCTCCTCGCTTCCGGGTATCTCCCTGGAAGAAAGCGACAAGATGGGGCACCGTGCCGAGGAGCTGCTGCTCTCCATCCCCGAAATACAGACCGTGGCCCGTAAAACGGGACGTGCAGAGCTGGACGAACACGCTCTGGGAGTAAACGTCTCTGAGATCGAGGCACCGTTTGAGTTGAAAGACCGCTCACGCAGCGAGCTCGTGGCAGAAGTCCGCGAAAAACTGGGTACCATTGTAGGGGCAAACGTGGAAATAGGCCAGCCTATCAGCCACCGTATAGACGCCATGCTATCCGGTACAAAGGCGAACATCGCCATCAAACTGTTCGGCGACGATCTGAACCGCATGTTCACTCTGGGCAATGAAATCAAGAGTGCCATCCAGGGTATTCCCGGTATTGCTGACCTGAACGTGGAACAGCAGATTGAGCGTCCGCAACTTGTCATTTCACCCAAACGGGAAATGCTTGCCAAATACGGCATTTCACTGCCCGAATTTTCGGAGTTTGTCAATGTCTGCCTGGCCGGTGAAGCCGTTTCCCAAGTTTACGAAAAGGGAAAGAGCTTCGACCTGACCGTACGCGTGAAAGACAACCTACGCGACGAAATGGAAAAAATACGCAACTTGATGATTGATACGGGCGACGGACAGAAAATTCCACTGAACTATGTAGCGGAAATCCGCTCGGCCATGGGTCCGAACACCATCAGCCGCGAGAATGTAAAGCGTAAAATCGTCATCTCCGCCAACGTGGCCGACCGCGACCTGCGAAGTGTAGTCAATGATATACAAGCCCAGGTAGACGCACAAATCAAACTGCCGGAAGGATACCACATCGAATACGGCGGACAATTCGAAAGCGAGCAGGCAGCAAGCCGCACGCTGGCACTTACTTCGTTCATGTCCATCGTGGTGATATTCCTGCTCCTCTACCATGAATTCCGCAGTGTGAAGGAGAGTGCCATCATCCTTATCAATCTGCCGCTGGCATTGATAGGCGGTGTATTCGCCCTGCTCATCACAACGGGAGAAGTGAGTATCCCCGCCATCATCGGTTTCATCTCACTGTTCGGTATCGCCACCCGAAACGGAATGCTGCTCATCAGCCATTACAACCACTTGCAGCAGGAAGAAGGCTATGGCGTCTACGACAGCGTTATCCGCGGTTCGCTCGACCGTCTGAATCCAATCCTGATGACCGCCCTATCCAGTGCACTGGCACTTATCCCGCTGGCTCTCAGTGGCGACCTGCCGGGCAACGAGATACAAAGCCCGATGGCAAAGGTTATCTTGGGCGGCCTTTTAACATCCACGTTCCTGAACGGTTTCATCATTCCGATTGTTTACCTGATGATGCACCATAACCAACAACCTAAAACGTCAGACAATGAATAA
- a CDS encoding TolC family protein produces the protein MNKRFFIFSAAILAFAGMSAQTSGIDAVLQQIEANNKELQANSHLISSQKLENKTNNNLPDPTLSYAHLWDSKNSDETVGEMVISQSFDFPTLYATRGKMNRLKTNALDAQATAFRQQILLQAKEVCLDIIMLQRQQALLDERLKNAEELSAMYTRRLETGDANALETNKINLELLNVRTEARMNQTALNNKLKELLVLNGNQPLTPGRPRPDTTPDAQTLGLTEYPAVPLPADFHPLADELLASDPTLQSLQGESSAARKQISASKQGWLPKLELGYRRNTESGHPLNGVVVGFSFPLFENRNKVKIAKTQALNIDYQKENAALQASSALWQLYEEAKNLHASMEEYERTFHQQQDLSLLKQALMGGQISMIEYFVEISVVYQSKTNLLQLENQYQKAMAQIYKSRL, from the coding sequence ATGAATAAAAGATTTTTCATATTCAGCGCCGCCATCCTCGCTTTTGCGGGGATGAGCGCACAAACGTCCGGCATTGATGCCGTGCTCCAGCAGATAGAGGCCAACAACAAGGAATTGCAGGCTAACTCCCACCTCATTTCCTCACAAAAACTGGAGAACAAGACAAACAACAACCTCCCCGACCCTACACTGTCATACGCCCACCTTTGGGACTCCAAGAACAGTGACGAGACAGTCGGCGAAATGGTCATCTCGCAAAGCTTCGACTTCCCCACGCTTTACGCCACCCGAGGGAAGATGAACCGACTCAAGACAAATGCACTGGATGCACAAGCCACCGCCTTCCGCCAGCAGATATTGTTGCAAGCGAAGGAAGTATGCTTGGACATCATCATGCTGCAACGCCAGCAAGCCCTGCTCGACGAACGGTTGAAGAATGCGGAGGAACTGTCGGCCATGTACACCCGGCGTTTGGAAACGGGAGATGCCAATGCACTGGAAACCAACAAGATTAATCTGGAGTTGCTGAATGTACGCACGGAAGCCCGCATGAACCAGACGGCACTTAACAATAAACTGAAAGAGCTGCTTGTCCTCAACGGAAACCAGCCGCTCACACCGGGACGTCCCAGACCCGATACCACACCCGACGCCCAAACACTCGGATTGACAGAATACCCGGCAGTGCCGTTGCCGGCCGACTTCCACCCGCTGGCCGACGAACTGCTGGCTTCAGACCCCACCCTGCAATCCTTGCAGGGTGAAAGTTCTGCCGCCCGGAAACAGATTTCGGCAAGCAAGCAAGGCTGGCTGCCCAAACTGGAACTGGGTTACCGTAGAAATACCGAATCGGGGCATCCGCTAAACGGTGTAGTAGTAGGCTTCTCTTTCCCGCTTTTCGAAAACCGCAATAAGGTCAAGATAGCCAAGACACAAGCGCTCAACATTGACTACCAAAAGGAGAACGCCGCACTGCAAGCCAGCTCTGCCTTGTGGCAACTCTATGAAGAGGCCAAGAACCTGCACGCTTCCATGGAGGAATACGAGCGCACCTTCCATCAACAGCAAGACCTTTCTTTACTGAAACAAGCACTTATGGGAGGACAAATCAGTATGATTGAATACTTCGTTGAAATATCGGTTGTCTATCAAAGCAAGACAAACCTCCTGCAACTGGAAAACCAGTATCAGAAGGCAATGGCACAGATATACAAGAGCCGGTTATAA
- a CDS encoding serpin family protein: MLKKTITALSLLCILAACQSDDNSSPQPKPRKDIALTRAEQEMMDLGTDFAFRFFNQVCKTEVEKPNLFISPLSASLCLSMIANGALGNTLSEMTDVLGFSGYSLEEMNNYNKKLVEALLDLDNTTQLGIANSIWIKKGFGVHDDFVSVNKKMYDAQVQELDFASPKAPDIINGWCAGKTNNCIPKVLNEIPETARLYLLNALYFKGIWKNQFKKSDTAEEAFTNADGSKSTVHMMNLRDERFNYAENEYFSMAELPYGNEAFSMVVLLPAEGKSLDECLPQLNDERWGEWNSSLSSSALNLKLPRFEMEYDKELIDDMMAMGMQEAFTPSADFSGMADEDLFISLLQQFTYVKVNEEGTEAAAVTVGGMDVAAPGPSTVIPFYVDRPFIFLIKEKSTGVILFMGKVTKL, encoded by the coding sequence ATGCTTAAAAAAACGATTACTGCCTTAAGCCTACTTTGTATCCTTGCAGCCTGCCAGAGTGACGACAACTCTTCACCACAACCCAAGCCTCGCAAAGACATTGCCTTGACCCGTGCCGAGCAGGAGATGATGGATTTAGGAACGGATTTCGCTTTCCGTTTCTTTAATCAGGTTTGTAAAACTGAGGTGGAAAAGCCCAATCTGTTCATCTCTCCTTTGAGCGCTTCGCTCTGTCTGTCTATGATTGCCAATGGAGCGTTGGGAAACACACTATCTGAGATGACAGATGTCCTGGGCTTTTCGGGCTATTCGTTGGAAGAAATGAACAACTATAATAAGAAGCTGGTGGAGGCGTTGCTCGATTTGGACAATACCACACAGTTGGGAATTGCCAATTCCATCTGGATAAAGAAAGGGTTCGGTGTTCATGACGACTTTGTAAGCGTAAACAAAAAGATGTATGACGCGCAAGTGCAGGAGCTGGATTTTGCCTCTCCCAAGGCTCCGGACATTATAAACGGCTGGTGTGCCGGGAAAACGAATAATTGCATCCCCAAAGTCTTGAATGAGATTCCGGAGACGGCGCGTCTTTATCTGTTGAATGCGCTTTATTTCAAGGGGATTTGGAAGAATCAATTCAAAAAATCGGATACGGCAGAAGAGGCTTTTACGAATGCTGACGGAAGCAAATCGACTGTACACATGATGAATCTTCGTGACGAGAGATTCAACTATGCCGAGAATGAGTATTTCTCAATGGCAGAGTTGCCTTACGGCAATGAGGCTTTCAGTATGGTGGTGCTCTTGCCGGCAGAGGGAAAATCGTTGGATGAGTGCCTGCCGCAGCTGAATGACGAGCGCTGGGGGGAATGGAACAGTAGTTTATCAAGCTCTGCCTTGAACCTTAAGTTACCCCGGTTTGAAATGGAATATGATAAAGAACTCATTGACGATATGATGGCAATGGGAATGCAGGAGGCTTTTACTCCATCGGCCGATTTTTCCGGAATGGCGGATGAGGATTTGTTTATCAGTTTGCTGCAACAGTTCACTTATGTGAAAGTGAATGAAGAGGGGACGGAAGCTGCGGCTGTAACTGTCGGAGGAATGGACGTGGCCGCTCCCGGACCAAGTACGGTAATTCCGTTCTATGTGGACCGTCCTTTCATCTTTCTGATAAAGGAGAAGAGTACGGGAGTTATTCTGTTTATGGGTAAAGTCACAAAACTATAA
- a CDS encoding methyltransferase RsmF C-terminal domain-like protein produces the protein MKLPSSFTDYTRALLGVEEYEKLAAALEGEQPVSIRLNEDKLPESSFSLFRSSFRHVPWSTAGYYLDKRLTFTFDPLFHAGCYYVQEASSMFVEQALRRYVGEGPVVMLDLCAAPGGKSTHARSVLPAGSLLVANEVIRNRSQVLAENLTKWGHSGVVVTNNDPADFSSLTDFFDVILTDVPCSGEGMFRKDPVAVSEWSGENVEICWQRQRRIVTDIWPCLKSGGILIYSTCTYNTKENEENIRWIRDEFGAEVLPLEISTDWNITGNLLSGEDFPAYRFLPHRTKGEGFFLAVLRKPGVSDGNTWAGQVKSWEKGRKPQGKGAKTPGVSKEQLSALHEWFAVPDNYEFIVNGNNVSAFPKAYLSELSALRSSLRIVQAGVDVAELKGKDWMPAHGLAMSIALNPDAFAHEEIGREQAISYLRKEAVVLSETAPRGIVLLTYKQIPLGFVKNIGNRANNLYPQEWRIRSGYLPEGVLELATITG, from the coding sequence ATGAAGCTACCCTCATCTTTCACCGATTATACACGCGCCCTCTTGGGTGTGGAAGAATATGAAAAGCTGGCTGCCGCCCTGGAAGGGGAGCAGCCGGTCAGTATCCGACTGAATGAAGATAAATTACCGGAATCTTCATTCAGTCTTTTTCGTTCCTCTTTTAGGCATGTCCCTTGGTCTACTGCCGGATACTATCTGGACAAGCGGCTGACATTCACTTTTGACCCGCTGTTTCATGCAGGCTGCTACTATGTGCAGGAGGCTTCGTCTATGTTTGTGGAGCAGGCTTTGAGGCGGTATGTGGGCGAAGGACCGGTGGTGATGCTTGACCTCTGTGCGGCTCCCGGCGGGAAATCCACGCATGCCCGTAGCGTGTTGCCCGCAGGCAGTCTGCTGGTGGCCAATGAGGTAATCCGCAACCGCTCGCAGGTATTGGCGGAGAATCTTACGAAGTGGGGGCATTCCGGTGTGGTGGTCACTAATAATGACCCGGCAGATTTTTCTTCCTTGACGGACTTCTTCGACGTCATATTGACGGATGTCCCCTGCTCTGGCGAGGGGATGTTCCGTAAAGACCCCGTTGCGGTAAGTGAGTGGAGTGGGGAGAATGTGGAAATCTGCTGGCAGCGCCAGCGTCGCATCGTTACGGATATCTGGCCTTGCTTGAAGTCCGGAGGCATTCTCATCTACAGTACTTGTACCTATAATACAAAGGAAAACGAAGAGAACATCCGTTGGATACGGGATGAATTCGGGGCGGAGGTATTGCCGTTGGAAATTTCTACTGACTGGAATATTACGGGTAATCTATTGTCGGGAGAGGACTTTCCCGCCTATCGTTTCCTGCCCCATCGGACGAAGGGGGAAGGATTCTTTTTGGCAGTTCTCCGCAAACCGGGCGTGAGCGATGGGAATACCTGGGCCGGGCAGGTGAAATCCTGGGAAAAAGGAAGAAAACCTCAAGGAAAAGGAGCGAAAACTCCGGGTGTTTCCAAAGAACAGCTTTCGGCACTGCATGAGTGGTTTGCGGTTCCGGATAATTACGAATTTATCGTCAATGGCAACAACGTCAGCGCTTTCCCTAAAGCGTATCTCTCCGAACTGTCGGCTTTGCGTTCGTCACTCCGTATCGTGCAGGCTGGGGTAGATGTTGCCGAGTTGAAAGGAAAAGACTGGATGCCTGCTCATGGGCTCGCCATGAGTATAGCACTGAATCCGGATGCCTTTGCCCATGAAGAGATAGGCCGCGAGCAGGCCATCAGCTATCTGCGCAAGGAGGCTGTTGTCCTTTCGGAGACTGCTCCGCGCGGCATTGTCTTGCTCACCTACAAACAGATACCTCTAGGATTTGTCAAGAATATAGGTAACCGTGCCAATAATCTTTATCCCCAGGAATGGCGCATACGCAGCGGATATTTGCCGGAAGGGGTGCTGGAATTGGCAACAATAACCGGGTGA
- a CDS encoding TonB-dependent receptor, whose protein sequence is MKKYIFFVVGAVCLLLSSTVYAEDLKSTDANIVGHVIEKSTREHLPYMTVSLKGTTIGTMTDATGHYFLKNLPEGEFTLSVSAVGYKSQERKVVLKRGKTLEENFELEEDMVALDGVVVTANRNETARRLAPTLVKVVTPKLFEQTNSHTLSQGLAFQPGVRVETDCQNCGYSQVRINGLDGKYTQILIDSRPIFSSLAGVYGLEQIPANMIERVEVVRGGGSALFGSSAIAGTVNIITKEPIRNSGSFSHTISNFDGSGSFDNNTTLNLSLVSSDSKMGAYVYGQSRHRSAWDSNGDGFSELPKLKNQTVGLNAYYRTSAYSKLSLEYHHMEEFRRGGSGFSLPPHIAEDAGLNGTGAPGLVEQLKHSINTGGLKFTAFSKNQKHTFSTYASAQHIVRNSYYSAYGMTTDFTGVLGAQYIYHFDKCLFMPADLTGGIEFNHDNLHDKATDVQKYRDAALAEDPTATGDRLQQLIEKYTPAPLNQVVNIASVYAQNEWKNEQWSFLIGGRVDKNSIMDKAVFSPRANIRYNPTQDVNIRFSYAEGFRAPQAFDEDLHISNVGGELVSIVRAKGLKEERSRSFNASVDWYHYFGDFQANLLVEGFYTKLSDPFVLTPPVKDPDGSAYLIQTRINGSGAKVYGGTLEGKVAYKDKVQLQAGLTLQRSIYDSPEEWSADEEHLSEKERYSDKILRTPDVYGYFTATYMPVKAFSIALNGNYTGRMYVPHLLSEVNGEADVLVKSPDFFELGTKIAYDFDFQGFCLQLNAGVQNIFNSYQKDFDKGASRDSGYIYGPGAPRSYFAGVKLSF, encoded by the coding sequence ATGAAAAAATATATATTTTTTGTGGTGGGAGCAGTATGTCTGTTACTCTCATCAACCGTTTATGCCGAAGATTTGAAGAGTACCGATGCCAATATTGTCGGTCATGTAATAGAAAAAAGTACAAGGGAACATTTGCCTTATATGACAGTTTCGCTGAAAGGCACCACCATCGGGACCATGACCGATGCCACCGGTCACTATTTCCTAAAGAATCTGCCTGAAGGTGAGTTCACGTTGTCCGTCAGTGCCGTAGGTTATAAGTCGCAGGAGCGCAAAGTCGTTCTGAAACGTGGTAAGACCTTGGAAGAGAACTTTGAGTTGGAAGAAGACATGGTGGCACTGGACGGGGTGGTAGTCACAGCCAACCGCAATGAGACTGCCCGGCGCTTGGCACCCACTTTGGTCAAAGTGGTCACTCCTAAACTGTTTGAGCAGACAAACTCGCATACTTTGTCGCAAGGACTGGCCTTTCAGCCAGGTGTGCGGGTGGAGACCGATTGCCAGAATTGCGGTTATTCACAAGTGCGCATCAACGGGCTGGATGGGAAATATACCCAAATATTGATAGACTCACGTCCCATCTTTTCCTCTCTGGCCGGTGTGTATGGGTTGGAACAGATTCCCGCCAACATGATAGAGCGTGTGGAAGTGGTGCGTGGAGGTGGTTCAGCCTTGTTCGGTTCTTCGGCCATTGCCGGGACGGTGAATATCATTACGAAGGAACCGATTCGCAATTCCGGTTCTTTCTCGCATACCATTTCCAATTTCGACGGTTCCGGCTCGTTCGACAACAACACGACCCTGAATCTTTCCTTGGTTTCTTCGGACAGTAAGATGGGGGCTTATGTGTACGGCCAGAGCAGGCATCGTTCGGCATGGGACTCCAACGGAGACGGTTTTTCCGAATTACCGAAGCTGAAGAACCAGACTGTCGGTCTGAATGCTTACTACCGGACAAGTGCCTATTCCAAGCTGAGCCTTGAATACCATCATATGGAGGAATTCCGCCGTGGTGGAAGTGGCTTCAGCCTTCCCCCTCATATAGCCGAGGATGCCGGATTGAACGGTACCGGGGCGCCCGGACTGGTGGAACAGCTGAAACATTCCATCAACACGGGTGGACTCAAGTTCACGGCTTTCTCCAAAAACCAGAAACATACGTTCAGTACCTATGCTTCGGCTCAGCACATCGTGCGCAATAGTTATTACAGCGCTTATGGAATGACTACGGACTTTACCGGTGTGCTGGGTGCCCAGTATATTTATCATTTTGACAAGTGTCTGTTTATGCCTGCCGATTTGACCGGAGGCATTGAGTTCAATCACGACAATCTGCATGACAAGGCAACGGACGTACAGAAGTATCGTGATGCTGCTTTGGCCGAAGATCCTACGGCAACGGGTGACCGCTTGCAACAACTGATTGAGAAATATACCCCCGCCCCGTTGAACCAAGTGGTGAATATAGCAAGCGTCTATGCCCAGAATGAGTGGAAGAACGAACAGTGGAGTTTCCTGATTGGCGGGCGCGTAGATAAAAACAGCATCATGGACAAGGCTGTTTTCAGTCCCCGTGCCAATATCCGTTACAATCCTACTCAGGATGTGAATATCCGTTTCAGTTATGCTGAGGGATTCCGTGCTCCACAAGCGTTTGATGAAGATCTGCATATCAGTAATGTGGGTGGAGAGTTGGTTTCCATTGTCCGCGCCAAAGGATTGAAGGAAGAGCGTTCGCGCAGCTTCAATGCTTCGGTAGATTGGTACCACTATTTCGGAGATTTCCAGGCAAACCTACTGGTGGAAGGCTTCTACACGAAACTTTCCGACCCGTTTGTCCTGACGCCTCCGGTGAAAGACCCGGATGGTAGCGCTTATCTGATACAGACCCGTATCAATGGTTCGGGAGCTAAAGTGTATGGCGGCACATTGGAAGGAAAGGTTGCCTATAAGGATAAGGTTCAGTTGCAGGCAGGGCTGACGCTTCAACGAAGTATCTATGACTCTCCCGAAGAATGGAGTGCGGATGAGGAGCACTTGTCGGAGAAAGAACGTTACAGCGACAAGATACTGCGTACTCCCGACGTCTACGGCTACTTTACAGCTACCTATATGCCGGTTAAAGCCTTCTCAATAGCTTTGAACGGCAATTATACCGGGCGGATGTACGTTCCCCATTTGCTTTCGGAGGTGAACGGTGAGGCGGATGTATTGGTAAAGAGTCCGGACTTCTTTGAGCTTGGAACAAAGATAGCTTACGACTTTGATTTTCAAGGGTTCTGTTTGCAGCTCAATGCCGGTGTACAGAATATATTCAATTCTTATCAGAAAGATTTTGATAAAGGAGCGAGCCGCGATTCCGGTTATATCTACGGACCGGGTGCACCGCGTTCCTATTTTGCAGGGGTGAAACTCAGTTTTTAA
- a CDS encoding DUF6249 domain-containing protein produces the protein MKRIIFGLMLAMMFCTLVQGANRTVTENDGQGNKKRVIELRDTVINGETVTDTLSVMTYENGAGSSNAPEKWRTHHSSMDWNGFDLGSKTSETVIAVTAIVFVFGLPLLIIFVVFFFRYKNRKAKYRLAEQALASGQQLPENFFKEAAATDIRSKGINNIFVGIGLFIFLWAITGEFGLGCIGLLVMFTGFGQLVIFYSQQKKNEEK, from the coding sequence ATGAAACGTATCATTTTTGGATTAATGCTCGCCATGATGTTCTGCACACTGGTGCAAGGCGCAAACAGAACCGTAACAGAGAACGACGGTCAGGGGAACAAGAAAAGAGTCATCGAATTGAGAGACACTGTCATCAATGGAGAAACCGTAACAGACACACTTAGTGTCATGACTTATGAAAACGGTGCCGGCAGTAGCAATGCTCCGGAAAAATGGAGAACCCACCACAGCAGTATGGACTGGAACGGGTTCGACCTCGGGAGCAAGACCTCGGAGACCGTGATTGCCGTAACAGCCATCGTCTTTGTATTCGGACTGCCGCTACTCATCATATTCGTAGTATTCTTCTTCCGCTATAAAAACCGGAAAGCCAAGTACCGCCTGGCGGAACAGGCCCTGGCCAGCGGACAGCAACTGCCTGAAAACTTCTTCAAAGAAGCCGCAGCAACGGATATCCGCAGCAAAGGCATCAACAACATATTCGTCGGCATCGGCCTGTTCATCTTCCTTTGGGCCATTACCGGAGAATTCGGTCTCGGATGTATCGGCTTACTCGTCATGTTCACCGGCTTCGGACAATTGGTGATTTTCTACAGCCAACAGAAGAAGAACGAAGAAAAATGA
- a CDS encoding RNA polymerase sigma factor, producing MSQMGDISLVAQVVVFHNTRAFDQLVKKYQSPVRRFFLHQTCGDSELSDDLAQDTFIKAYTNIASFKNLSSFSTWLYRIAYNVFYDYIRSRKETDDLDTYRVDAQCSTLQQDVGQHMDIYRALATLKEMERTCITLFYMEDQSIEKITGITGCPAGTVKSHLSRAKDKMASYLKQNGYDGK from the coding sequence ATGAGTCAGATGGGTGACATATCGTTAGTCGCACAGGTCGTGGTGTTTCACAACACCAGGGCCTTCGACCAGTTGGTAAAGAAGTACCAGTCGCCCGTGCGGCGGTTCTTCCTGCACCAGACCTGCGGCGACAGCGAGTTGAGTGACGACCTGGCACAAGATACGTTTATCAAGGCCTATACAAACATCGCTTCGTTCAAGAATCTGTCCAGCTTCTCAACCTGGCTCTACCGTATTGCCTATAACGTTTTTTATGATTATATTCGCAGCCGGAAAGAAACGGACGATTTGGATACGTACCGAGTGGACGCTCAATGCAGCACACTGCAGCAGGACGTGGGACAGCACATGGACATTTACCGTGCCCTGGCCACACTGAAGGAAATGGAACGCACCTGCATCACGCTCTTCTACATGGAAGACCAAAGCATCGAAAAGATTACAGGTATCACCGGATGTCCGGCGGGAACGGTAAAAAGCCACCTCTCGCGGGCGAAAGACAAAATGGCTTCCTACTTAAAACAAAATGGTTATGATGGAAAATGA